A single Ziziphus jujuba cultivar Dongzao chromosome 11, ASM3175591v1 DNA region contains:
- the LOC107422412 gene encoding probable hexosyltransferase MUCI70, with product MTGASLGLRTGSYGSLQQQPQNGILHIYTTPTVMRKPTSREKEKVRSFFCRCFARRKVAMLLLFALALLLFVISSFILNKESTNVNITQHAHIIVPSNWWTPSNSENIPLVEDISKTNTDRGSGESEAGIHPKNLTADPKNAIPFVHPCANFAFPPPPPLNPKRIGPRPCPVCYLPVELAVASMPSLPSTSPVVHNLTYVVDENPIRTEPYGGSEFGGYPSVKQRTDSYDIKESMMVHCGFVKGSKPGYQTGFDIDEVDLMELQQFHDVIVASAIFGNYDIIQQPKNISELARKNVPFYMFVDEETHTYLKNSSYLESSNKVGLWRIIVVHNIPYTDSRRNGKIPKLLLHRIFPNIRYSIWIDGKLQLVVDPYQILERFLWRQNATFAISRHYKRYDVFEEAEANRAAGKYDNASIDRQIEFYRKEGLKPYSMAKLPITSDVPEGCVIIREHIPITNLFTCLWFNEVDRFTSRDQLSFSTVRDKIMERVGWSINMFFDCERRNFVIQGYHRDILEHMPPPVSRIRYIPPVLPSTNRYGKIFPGKKPSTRRGKERKYSSRRHRKSGIRDN from the exons ATGACTGGAGCGTCATTAGGTTTACGTACTGGGAGTTATGGATCACTGCAACAGCAGCCTCAGAATGGTATCTTGCATATTTATACGACACCAACTGTTATGCGCAAGCCCACTTCAAGGGAGAAGGAAAAAGTGCGTTCCTTTTTTTGCCGTTGTTTTGCTCGAAGGAAGGTTGCAATGCTCCTTTTATTTGCCCTTGCTCTTCTGCTTTTTGTAATTAGTTCCTTTATACTTAATAaag AAAGCACCAATGTGAACATCACTCAACATGCTCACATCATTGTGCCTTCTAACTGGTGGACGCCAAGTAATTCAGAAAATATCCCCTTGGTGGAAGATATTTCTAAAACGAACACAGATAGAGGAAGTGGTGAAAGTGAGGCGGGGATTCATCCAAAGAATTTAACCGCTGATCCTAAAAATGCTATTCCATTTGTTCACCCTTGTGCAAATTTTGcatttcctcctcctcctccgctTAATCCAAAACGAATTGGACCACGCC CATGTCCTGTATGTTATCTTCCTGTGGAGCTTGCTGTAGCTAGTATGCCAAGTTTACCATCAACATCTCCTGTGGTTCATAATTTGACATATGTAGTTGATGAAAATCCAATTAGAACTGAACCATATGGGGGCTCTGAATTTGGTGGATATCCTTCAGTAAAACAGAGGACTGACTCTTATGATATAAAAGAGTCAATGATGGTCCACTGCGG ATTTGTCAAAGGAAGTAAACCTGGTTACCAGACTGGATTTGATATTGATGAAGTTGACCTTATGGAATTGCAGCAGTTTCATGATGTCATTGTTGCATCTGCTATATTTG GTAATTATGACATTATTCAACAGCCCAAGAACATTAGTGAATTGGCAAGAAAAAATGTTCCATTCTACATGTTTGTTGATGAGGAGACACATACTTATTTGAAGAATTCGAGTTACTTGGAAAGCAGTAATAAGGTTGGATTGTGGAGAATTATTGTTGTCCATAATATTCCTTACACTGATTCAAGACGTAATGGGAAG ATTCCAAAGCTCCTTTTACATAGGATCTTTCCCAATATCAGATATTCTATATGGATAGATGGAAAGCTCCAGCTTGTTGTGGATCCTTATCAAATTCTTGAGAG GTTCTTGTGGCGTCAGAATGCAACTTTTGCAATCTCAAGGCACTATAAACGCTATGATGTTTTTGAAGAGGCTGAAGCTAATAGAGCTGCTGGAAAATATGACAATGCCTCCATTGATAGGCAGATTGAGTTTTATAGAAAAGAGGGTCTAAAGCCATATTCTATGGCCAAGCTTCCTATAACTAGTG ATGTTCCTGAAGGTTGTGTTATCATTAGAGAACATATTCCCATAACAAATCTATTTACCTGTCTATGGTTCAATGAAGTTGATCGTTTTACTTCCAGGGATCAGTTAAGCTTTTCAACAGTGAGGGACAAAATAATGGAAAGAGTTGGCTGGAGCATCAATATGTTCTTCGATTGTGAAAGACGAAATTTTGTAATACAG GGATACCACAGAGACATTTTGGAACACATGCCTCCTCCAGTGAGTCGTATAAGATATATTCCACCAGTTTTGCCTAGTACCAATAGATATGGAAAGATTTTTCCAGGGAAGAAGCCTTCTACCAGgcgtggaaaagaaagaaaatatagttCAAGGCGTCACCGGAAATCTGGTATTAGAGACAACTAA